In one window of Phoenix dactylifera cultivar Barhee BC4 unplaced genomic scaffold, palm_55x_up_171113_PBpolish2nd_filt_p 000977F, whole genome shotgun sequence DNA:
- the LOC103699347 gene encoding uncharacterized protein LOC103699347, whose translation MRNRENEVLANIAARRRGARGRGVARQAAEQTPNPAATQADFAGASQVMTQLLQMQQQMQQQMQQQMQQQMQMQQQVQMQMQQQVQATVRPAQSMESYYERFRRLNPPMFDGGADPLVAETWIREVEKMFKALQYLEEVKVRLAIPMLKGNAEFWWTTIEAALEGEDELPTWEEFKKMFYDQYFPESVRISKENEFLSLRQTDDMTVLEYANKFTKLGWFCPQMIEIERSKANRFEQGLRDEIRSRLSVLIFTSYGEALERALKVEADLKKSGKERGEQKRAETSRNLMNRPRNFEGPPNKKKKFKACYYCDKMHSGPCLMRMGACFICGQPGHIARDCPNKKKVESGPSRPTDQMQRGAARVYALTRQDASASDRVVAGMIPINSVDASVLFDSGATHSFISSKFSASLHLMFDKLDEPLLVATPLKKTVVVDSVHKNCIIQIENRKILADLVLLDMYDFDVILGMNWLSEYHAHIDCFGKRGDAPTKNPSLHIISAMSARKALRKGCQAYLACVVDTTREKRLEDIPIVREYPEVFPDDLPGLPPDREIDFRIDLLPGVGPISKAPYRMAPAELRELKVSYRNF comes from the exons ATGAGGAACAGAGAGAATGAAGTCTTGGCAAATATTGCAGCTCGGAGGAGAGGAGCAAGAGGGAGAGGAGTTGCCAGGCAGGCAGCCGAGCAAACTCCTAACCCAGCTGCCACCCAGGCCGATTTTGCAGGAGCAAGTCAGGTGATGACTCAGCTCCTTCAGATGCAGCAGCAAATGCAGCAACAGATGCAGCAGCAGATGCAACAGCAGATGCAGATGCAGCAGCAGGTGCAGATGCAGATGCAGCAGCAGGTGCAGGCCACTGTCCGACCTGCACAGTCCATGGAGTCCTACTATGAGCGATTCCGTAGGCTCAACCCACCTATGTTTGACGGTGGAGCTGACCCTCTGGTTGCTGAGACCTGGATTCGGGAGGTAGAGAAGATGTTCAAAGCCCTGCAATATCTCGAAGAAGTAAAGGTCAGATTGGCTATCCCTATGCTGAAGGGGAATGCAGAGTTCTGGTGGACGACTATTGAAGCTGCACTCGAGGGTGAGGACGAGCTACCGACATGGGAGGAATTCAAGAAGATGTTTTATGACCAGTATTTTCCTGAGTCAGTCAGAATAtctaaagaaaatgaattttTATCTCTGAGGCAGACAGATGATATGACTGTGCTAGAATATGCCAACAAATTTACTAAGCTGGGTTGGTTCTGCCCTCAGATGATAGAGATTGAGAGAAGCAAGGCTAATAGATTTGAGCAAGGCTTGAGGGATGAAATTCGATCCCGGTTGTCAGTTCTGATTTTTACCAGCTACGGAGAGGCCCTGGAGAGAGCACTGAAGGTAGAAGCAGATCTGAAGAAATCAGGGAAGGAAAGAGGTGAGCAGAAAAGGGCCGAGACGTCAAGGAATCTAATGAACCGACCAAGAAACTTTGAAGGCCCTcctaacaagaagaagaaatttaagGCTTGTTATTACTGTGACAAAATGCATTCTGGTCCTTGCTTGATGAGGATGGGAGCCTGCTTTATATGTGGGCAGCCAGGACACATAGCCAGAGATTGCCCGAACAAAAAGAAAGTTGAATCTGGACCTTCTAGACCAACTGATCAGATGCAGAGAGGAGCTGCACGGGTGTACGCACTGACACGACAGGATGCTAGTGCCAGTGACAGAGTTGTGGCAGGTATGATTCCCATCAACTCTGTTGATGCTTCAGTACTATTTGATTCTGGCGCTACACATTCCTTTATATCCTCCAAGTTCTCTGCATCCTTGCATCTTATGTTTGATAAGTTAGATGAGCCTTTACTTGTTGCTACCCCTCTCAAGAAGACAGTAGTGGTGGATTCTGTTCATAAAAACTGCATAATTCAGATAGAGAACAGAAAAATTTTGGCTGATTTAGTACTGTTAGACATGTATGATTTTGATGTCATCCTTGGTATGAATTGGCTGTCTGAATATCATGCTCACATTGATTGCTTTGGCAAGAGG ggtgatgcacccacTAAGAATCCCTCTTTGCACATTATCTCTGCAATGAGTGCAAGGAAGGCCCTCAGAAAGGGGTGTCAGGCCTACCTAGCTTGTGTAGTAGACACTACAAGAGAAAAAAGGCTAGAGGATATCCCTATTGTGAGAGAGTATCCAGAAGTATTCCCTGATGATCTACCTGGATTACCTCCTGATCGGGAGATTGATTTTCGAATCGATCTATTACCGGGTGTTGGGCCTATCTCGAAGGCTCCTTATCGGATGGCCCCGGCAGAGCTGAGAGAGTTGAAGGTTAGCTACAGAAACTTCTAG